Below is a genomic region from Sphaeramia orbicularis chromosome 6, fSphaOr1.1, whole genome shotgun sequence.
GCCCCGGTAGGTGATCTCTCCTTTCTCTCATACAGCGGCAAGGATCCGTTGTTTGTCGCTGAAATTGTGCAACTTGATAATAACTGGTCGATTATAATTTTTCTTCGCCGGGCCTAAGGCTCCGTGTGCCCGGTCAATTTTAATTGAGCCTCGTTTTGTCTCCAGGCCCAATGTGTCTGGAAGCCAgttcccaaaaaatttgacagcCTGGTTCCCCTCTGCACCTTCTTTGAGGCCGATGATTCGTATGTTGTCTCTGCGGCTCCTATTCTCGCTGTCCTCGGCTCGGTCGGTTAAGATTTTCACTCTCTGTTCCAGGTCATTTAGCTTGTTCTCCAGAGTGGTTATGTGGTCCTCGCCATCAGAGATGCGGTTCTCAGTCTCAGTTATACGCTTTGTGTTGTCTTCGATGCGGCTGCTTAGTTTGTCCAGAGTAGAGTGTAGCTCAGTGAACTTCTGCTCCATGAGGGCGCCGATCTTTTCAGTGACAGTTTTAGAAACCGTGTCAGCCACGCTTTCCTCAAATGACATGGTGTTGTCGTCATCCATGCTAGCCACTGAGCTAGCCGCGGGCTGCTTTCTTGATTCGGGACGATCTTTACGCGATGTCTCACAGGGATTAGTATTCCCTTTACTGCCGGACATGTTCTCCAGTAAGAGGAGCCAAAATAATTGAGGTTTAGTCCATCCGAAATGAAATTTATCGGCTGAGGAGGTCGGCAAAAGCGATCCTCTCAGTCTGAATGCATCACGTGAccaatttgagttttttttaacagtaatacTGTATTACATTTAGATGACAGATCATATACACTTTTTAAACCAGCACTCGGACCGGGTCTGAGGTGCGCTCGCTCGGAGCGGagtctgtggtgagctcggaTCCGGTTGGAACATGACGGGAAAAACAGAAAACGTCATGCTGGAAAATGATAATCGTTAAGAAGAATTGATAATCTGATTGCCTCTCAGTTATGTTTGTGGGTATCCTATGTGCTCCTATATCACTCGgtcattatttctctttctgcgccatggcacctggctgtggtactgggctgtggtactgcAGTGCCATGGCACCTTGCACCGAGCTGTGGTACTACGCCATGGCACTTGGCACCCATTGCACAAAGCCACGGCACCATCCACTGTCTCTCTGTCAGCGGTGTCACAGGTACTGTTACAACCCCCCCCATATAAAGGTGtccaggagagggaggggtgtcaCACCTCTTCAGTCCCCAAAAGCATACAACGTAAAAGGTTTCTCAAGAAAGCCAGTTTATTAAAGGCTGCTTTCTTTAAACAAGGtgtttacaaaaaaattaaatgaagtaATCCAGGTGAGTACAGTTGGACAAGGTggtaccaaaataaataaaaaaactcagcaaaacaaaaccaaactatctggtgacccctgcactaccAAAAGAAAACtggtgggacaaaaaaaaaaacatctacctcCTTGCTAgtcccaaaataaaaaaatacagagggtggCACCAACCAACTAATCTAGTGTGGATAACATAAAACAATACTCAGTGCAGTGTATAGGGTACCCCGTCTTAACTAAACCCAACTCAACTCACCACGGAAGAACAAAGGGTAGGACACAaaagcaaaatggctctgacaaAGCATGGGCAGAGACGAGGAGCAGCACAGACAGAGAGGCAGGGGTGGATTTATAGTCTCTGTGGCCGGTCAGGATTGGACTGCTCCTCCTTCCTTCACCTGAGCCGGCCCCTTCAGGTACAGCCCCGGAGGAGGTCCCAGAACTATGCCCACACCCCGACGACCAGGCCATCCCCGACCTAGAAACAAAAGGGGAGgagaaacacatacacatactcatGCCCTCAGGCATGTAACAGTACTGAAAGTGAGCCACAGGTGATGCCAGTGGCTCTATATGCACCCGCTGTCTCCcaactcctccctgtaactcactcactcattccgtattctgctcaggctgtgaatgtacagtcTGTAGCCGACGCTATTTAGTGTAATTCgttacttatgggacacattccaatttcaaagagcagcagactatcaactgaccacccagtaacataacacaatggagaagtgggtttaaggcggAAGCTGGAGCAggtgctggagccaggtcaaacccaccaatagaaactcttctttcATCCATCagtgtaggccccgcccattaagtgcagttaaattcgcaagcaaaacttttgaagtctcaagcaaaagtttttaactcacaagcaaagaggactgatttataagcaaaattatcTTATTTGTTCATCGCCaattactgtcttttgctctcaaatctcttttttggttgcaaaactattctttttaattgcaaatccattgtttttgattgatgaataaagaaacactaatcgactaatctaaacgactaataattattaaaaataaataaattttaaaaaaaatcaggtgtttgttactttgttgtgtccattttagTGGACCAGGCaaatgaaacttaagatgcttgaGACGGGAGGGAGACCAAAAATAACTAGGTGGTCAATAGTAAAACGACACGTCgactaaaaaaaaattgcagtggaCAAATTTTCATGGTCGACTACATCAACTAAATGGACTCATTATGGCAGCACTAGTGGAATACTGATTTCCTTTAATCATGCAAAGTGAAGTACAGGGTTTACCTTTTTGGGCTCTGCGTTGTACTTATTCAGGTAGGTCCGAACCTTGTTGCCATAGTCGGGATGAACAGTCTTCAGTTGCTCAACCTGCAGAACAAACGAATATTTATATTCAGATACCAAGAAAAGTCACGTCTGCATGCAGATTATATAAGATTTGACCTAAACTCTGACAATATAAATGAATGTCATTCAGCTAAAGactctaatttaatgcttttaaaaGCCCTTTTTAATGATgcttaaacaaatttaatgtccatgtgcaactgcagatacagttttatatatagtttcatGATGGTTTACCGTTGACAGGCTTTAAcctggttctgaatagttcctcctccaatcacttctgctgaaactttcattttcccatttttccgacatttgctaatcttccctccgctctttcgccacagcatgagcacgctcacagcatgttCCATTCCAAGCATCCGATGTTGTGACTCGGTGAATCGGCCATGAACAACAGACaataaagggttccacctgtcaatcatcacattatacttctgatcaaaattattaaatggttatataatcaaaataaatcatgaataataatgcttttttccatcaagtttACTTCATTATTTaaagcctctggacatcgaatttaatgctttttaatgccatttaaggccttcattttcacaaaatcttcttaatgacttttaatggctTTTACTGACCCGCATAAACCCTGTAAGAGacaaactttttcatactttattaagactttcatacATAATTCCTGACTTTTTAAGGTCTGGAAAATAGCGTTgcaaaattccatactttgtaAGACTTTCCagtgtatacagtatatagatACAGTACCCTGTATCTGTTTTTACCATCTCAGATCTGAGATTTCCTGTTGAGACTCACAAGTTCCACCAACCACCTCTGGTGGTTTGATCAAGTGGAAACACTAACAGACGCCATGCAAATCTGAAATCTGCAGCAGTCTGACCACAGATACTTGGTGAAGCAAGAacctttacaaaataaaataatttaaacaatGGAAACTTTTGAGGTTTATAAAGACATGAAAAGACAGTTGGATACGTTGGAGGTAATGTGACCTTACCATCCATTTGTGGATGAAGAGCTGGGCTCCCTTCAGAGCTCCTGCCATGTTCTGACAAAGCCTCTGCCGCTCCTCTTCATTCAACACCTGAGTGTAGAACGCATGCACCTGAAAGAAAATACCATTTAGTTGGAACTGGGTTGAATCAAAACAACATTAAGTGAAATTCACTGAACAACTGCAGTTTAAAAATCACAGTGTTATCTGTGAGTTACTAACAGACTGATGTTCATCATCAGCAATATCCATTCTATGGTGAGAAAATTGGTCATTTTCACATCCAGCagaactggatgtgtgtgtctggAGTTGTGACCATCCAACAAATACATGCCCAACAGTCTCGTGTTTTGGTCTCTGCCTCCTGACAGAAAACGGCTTCTGGACAGTCACACAAGAATGCTCCCTGCAGGCTTACATCATTTGTCAGTTATAAATAGAACTCACTTTTGTTTCCCAATCTCTGTGTTTCAACTTGTTACTAAACTAGAAAATCTCACCTCCTCTCTAAAGCTGAGAATTGAAAATCATCAAAACAATAACTATGAAAAACCACAGAAAACGGTTCTACAGTTGTTcatccttgttcattttaatgactcATAAACATATAATACTTGAAATATAAAATCATATTTCAAAAGATAGAAATTATATCTTCAGCTGTAGAGAACAAAGAAATATCTTCATTATTAAGGTAACAAAAGAAACGTTTAGTAGACATTGTTTATGAATTAAAGCCAGTTAACCGTGAGTAAATGATTTTCCATTtgcaagttagtttcactttcagctGCTCGTTAACGGGCCGTTGTCAGCCATTTTATCCAACAGTTAAGTACAAGTCTAACATTCAGTCGCGCATCAACCGGTTGTTGTCGGCCATTTTGTCGGACAGTTAAGTTTAAGTTTAAGACACTTGTGTAAATGTGGCAAAAAGGATTTGTAACCATAATAAGTGTATTTCATTATTTAAAGCCTCTGGAAATcgtatttaatgctttttaatgccatttaaggccttcattttcacaaaatcttcttaatgacttttaatgcctTTTACTGACCCGCATAAACCCTGTAAGAGacaaactttttcatactttattaagactttcacacataATTCCTGACTTtttaaggtctggaaaacagcgttgcaaaattccatactttgtaAGACTTTCCagtgtatacagtatatagatACAGTACCCTGTATCTGTTTTTACCATCTCAGATCTGAGATTTCCTGTTGAGACTCACAAGTTCCACCAACCACCTCTGGTGGTTTGATCAAGTGGAAACACTAACAGACGCCATGCAAATCTGAAATCTGCAGCAGTCTGACCACAGATACTTGGTGAAGCAAGAacctttacaaaataaaataatttaaacaatGGAAACTTTTGAGGTTTATAAAGACATGAAAAGACAGTTGGATACGTTGGAGGTAATGTGACCTTACCATCCATTTGTGGATGAAGAGCTGGGCTCCCGTCAGAGCTCCTGCCATGTTCTGACAAAGCCTCTGCCGCTCCTCTTCATTCAACACCTGAGTGTAGAACGCATGCACCTGAAAGAAAATACCATTTAGTTGGAACTGGGTTGAATCAAAACAACATTAAGTGAAATTCACTGAACAACTGCAGTTTAAAAATCACCGTGTTATCTGTGAGTTAATAACAGACTAATGTTCATTATCAGCAATATCCATTCTATGGTGAGAAAATTGGTCATTTTCACACCCAGCagaactggatgtgtgtgtctggAGTTGTGACCATCCAACAAATACATGCCCAACAGTCTCGTGTTTTGGTCTCTGCCTCCTGACAGAAAACGGCTTCTGGACAGTCACACAAGAATGCTCCCTGCAGGCTTACATCAGTTGTCAGTTATAAATAGAACTCCCTTTTGTTTCCCAATCTCTGTGTTTCAACTTGTTACTAAACTAGAAAATCTCACCTCCTCTCTAAAGCTGAGAATTGAAAATCATCAAAACAATAACTATGAAAAACCACAGAAAACGGTTCTACAGTTGTTcatccttgttcattttaatgactcATAAACATATAATacttaaaatataaaatcatATTTCAAAAGATAGAAATTATATCTTCAGCTGTAGAGAACAAAGAAATATCTTCATTATTAAGGTAACAAAAGAAACGTTTAGTAGACATTGTTTATGAATTAAAGCCAGTTAACCGTGAGTAAATGATTTTCCCATTCCATTTTCTGtcaaatatctggttatcttttacttataaatgaaactgtccgctgcccggagccattgcactgcacagaaaccctgctcctgctgtctgtgaccgtgagctgagaccctctcctcattggtcagtccaaaaagcgaatcagtgGTGAcacaaatcaacgtgcgtgcactgagcaggatgtgagatgtcaagaactacgcgacatacgcgatgtacgcgaatcaaaacattgcaaacatggagaagcagctaagtgggaagttttgtattggtcagataagtatttctttgagagaaactgacggttttccagatgtttatagtatttaatatatgtagtatttagtattaaaatgtttaacccttgccttgacatgccttgaattgtgatgtgttttctgtttaaaagttaaactgggaccaaaatgtttattttagcagattatactgcattatatttattttttccttgtggtggctccatgaaaatgttgagatatgtttattgttgagagaaagcagatttcaagatgtttacattgcacttactttaactctcttgttgaattctgaggtgacaaggggatttctgtttaaaattcgtatctgattctatcagattatgtttgtgttttgtctgtgggctttttctgatgattcaatacatttgtgttggcaaaaagtgttcttaaataaatactggatactttggaaatggtttcttatttattttttgtgaaaatggaggacacttccctctctttctaatgtagtggatcaattttagattatactgatgctaatgtgttttgttttcatatcatcatatgcaagtgagtggccttgacaagaggctatagtggtgcacttgtagttctacaagcatgtacacatttgtacatcaaaatgcatttgatgatagttagatattgaagtatggggtatatttacatatattcctggaacttattctgtattttgccagattatagggatcctggggttgtgatgatggggcccttgaatattgttgcccagggtacaatgaagtgttaatctggccctgtgtGTATGTTATAAAAATAGTAACCGCTGTTGTAACAGCAAGTGATTGGCACATTGAATTATATCGAACACTGGCTAAGTGGTGGTTTAGTTGAAATTAATGAGGTGCGGctgcagctctgtgtgtgtgtgtgtgtgtgtgtgtgtgtgtgcgtgtgtgtgtgtgtgtgcgtgtgtatgtgtgcatacaTGCACGCGCGTTGTAGATGTGAACTGGCCCTGTCCATCCTTGTGCAATGAGAGTCAGGTAAGGGAATTCAAAAACAGACATCCTTGGTTAGAGTGGAGAAACAGAAAGTTAGGTAAATATTAGGCAACACATGACGCTGGTAGAaaccatgtaaatgtacaaagttaagccatattcaaatgttaatatagttcattcataaaattattaataaaaattaaattaattcattgGACTAGATCCAGCAGGgccacagggacacatttcctgttcagtAGTCTCTgcgtttaaactaaataactgatctccatgtttaatacatgtatgaacagGTGTGAGTACATACTTTCACATGACAAGTTGCAATTTACAGAAAGAAAATTTTGGGTAAAAATACTCGCAATTACTGAGTGTGACACGGGGactcaaaatttatgttttttttttttgttttttttttcacctttcacaaacgcatgtacaaaacatgctggtcTCATAAgaaatggatcctaaatgaatCATAGGGCTTTAGGTATGATGTTGAAGGACAATTgtaatcaatattggataaaaatattgaaatgataagtttttatgaacactaatatgttgtgacacagggacagcaatttgtacctttgttcagtagTCAGAGTAAAAGGCTTTGCTTTAACTAAAGCAcgacaaatatgctaataaacttttatttacatacatattcCAACTGTAGTGATATATATTAGCAGAGCATATTAGACTAATAATTGGATTGAACCGAACCTTTCGATATTATTGTACTGTTGAATTGTTAGTTCcttcagattcacagacttaaaatatcactgatacaagcaagaataaatattattaaagttaatagttcatttacatattttagtccctTTTAGGtcaattttatattgattatatctttctttttttctacaagtgatactgaaattttgtaaacagttcaataaaatagagttcttcagttaaaaatgagcctatttaagAAACGATAGATGAAACTTCAATTacaacactgatgttcactttcgcttgatctggTCCCATTGGCATTTTAACGGTCCATTAATTAAGACACCGTGTACACCATTAAATGACTGATATGTTAGATAATATAATATCATAATTCGAGCCCTTGGAAGAAtggaattttggcctccttttgtttatttttcatgcgTTTTCTTAACCATAGCTGAAGATTGTAAACAGTTCACTAATAGGTTTTGGCCCTgttcagcaggtcttaatgctaaCATAGACACAAAAAAGACAACTTGTGTTATACTTAGTgttaattactgatgtttttgtttacct
It encodes:
- the LOC115420385 gene encoding catalase-like, coding for MFTNIDNGGAPNYCPNSFSAPDTQPQFVESRFQVSPDVARYNSADEDNVTQVHAFYTQVLNEEERQRLCQNMAGALKGAQLFIHKWMVEQLKTVHPDYGNKVRTYLNKYNAEPKKVGDGLVVGVWA